The Microscilla marina ATCC 23134 genome contains the following window.
AGTTACCAAAAAATTCAAAAATTTGTTCAGTCATTGAAATACTACCGACAGGGGCTCAAAATATACGAACGAATAGAAGACCATACTAATATAGCCAAAACCTTGTTGGGCATAGGCAATGTGTATCTTGACGCCGAGCAACCCAACAAAGCCCTTGAGCACTTGTTGCGTGCCCGCGAGATTCAACAAAAGGAGAAAGACCGCGAAGGACTAGGCTATGCTTACCTGGGCATAGGCAAGGTATATACACTGGCAAAAAACTATAAGCGGGCTACCGACTATCTGGGCAATAGTCTGAGAATATTTAAAAGCATTGGTTCTAAAAAGCCTGTCAGCGAAGCATACCTGGCGCTTTCGCAGGCGTATGAAAAACAAGATAACTACAAACAAGCCCACCAAAACTATCAGTTGTATAAAACTTATAGCGATTCGTTGTTTAACGAGACCCAATCGTTGCAAATAGCCGAAATGGAAACCCGCTTAAACCTGCGCATGCAAGAACTTAAGGTAAAGCGTTTGAGCAAAGAGCAAGAAGTAAAAGATGAAGCCATTAGGTTGCATAAAGCCGATTTGAGCAAGCAACGCACTTTGTTGGGTATTTTAATGGTAAGCTCGGTGTTGATCCTGGCGTTGGCGTTTGTACTGCTCAATAGTCGACGAAAACTGCGCAGAGGTAACCGAAAATTGCTCCAAAAAAACCGACAGATTGAGCGACAAAAGAAAGTGGTGGAGGGACAACATCGCAAAATTACCGATGGGTTGCGTTATGCCGAAACTATTCAGCTGGCAGTATTGCCCAGCGATGTGCGGCTGAATCAGTTTTTTCGTGAGCATTTTGTTATTTATAAAGCCAAAGATATGGTTTCGGGCGATTTTTATTGGATCGAGAAACTAAACAACAAAATAGTGGTGGCAGTGGTTGACTGTACCGGGCACGGGGTAAGTGGTGCTTTTATGAGTATGATTGGCAACACCTTACTCAATGAAATTGTGCGACAAAAGCAAATTATGTCGCCCGCAACCATTTTGAGCGAATTGCATAATGGAGTAGTAGAATCGTTGCGTAAGCGAGAGTCGAACCTTGACTTGGGTATGGAAGCCTGTGTATGTGTGCTGGAAGATTCAGAGAATGCCAAACAAAAACTTACCTTTGCTGGAGCCAAACGCCCATTGTATTACATTTATGAAGAAAAAATTACCGAAATAAGGGGAACCCGCAAGGCGGTAGGTTTTGATTTTGGTAAAACAAGGGTGTTTAAAAACCAAGTGCAGGAGGTAGAACAGGGAGGAGTTATTTACCTGACGACTGATGGTTATGGTGACCAATCGGGTGAAAACAACAAACGGTTGGGGAGTGGGCGTTTTAAAGATTTGCTGGTGGCATATTCTAAGGAACCTTTGATAAAACAAAAAGAACACCTTGAGAAAGCCCTCCAAAAGCATCAAGGAGATAGTTTACAACGCGACGACATTACAGTGTTGGGGTTGAGGGTCTAAAGTAGCAGTATGTATGCCTGTGCCGTATGTAGTTTTATATAGAAGAATCATGTTTGTTATGTGGATGAAGAAATTTTTTGTAAGCTTGTTGATTGGCTGTTTGTTTTTTAGCTTACCTTATTTTACTATTGCTCAATACAAGAAAAAAATACTTATACCCAAAGGGATGGTCTTGATGCCTGCTGATACGATTGAAGTGGGCTCGGAAAATGGCAAAGAAGACGAAAAGCCTGTGTTCCCTTTTGCTATCAAATCATTTTTGTTAGATGTACGCCCAGTCAGTGTGGGCGATTTTAGAAAGTTTGTGCAGGTGACCCGCTATATTACTGATGCCGAAAAAATTGGTAAATCATATTATTATAATAAAGATTCTAAAAACTGGGAAGCTATAAAAGGGGCTTACTGGTTGTATCCACAAGGGCGTACTCAAGCTGCTGCCCAATATGCCGACCCAGTGGCCCATATCAGTTGGAACGATGCCAGAGCGTATGCTGCCTGGATAGGCAAGCGGTTGCCTACAGAGTTTGAATATGAGTATGCAGCAAAAAATGCGGTCAAAAT
Protein-coding sequences here:
- a CDS encoding tetratricopeptide repeat protein; translated protein: MRFKIAKYWFLMLWLWGGLSQITLAQSNQTDSLIQLLKKANLNTYKVRLLIRLADEFQHKSVPQSLQYAKEARKLSEKLNYKKGIGEALYYMSIGKFHSSQYTVAQNYLNKALVLYKSIDYKKGIADVQKQLGKIYDRLGDYEKALEYHINSLRANEIIANKKGMAAAYLDIGRVYFHQSDYYKSLEYYREGLVLAGEIDDDDLLAEGYKNMGMSYQKIQKFVQSLKYYRQGLKIYERIEDHTNIAKTLLGIGNVYLDAEQPNKALEHLLRAREIQQKEKDREGLGYAYLGIGKVYTLAKNYKRATDYLGNSLRIFKSIGSKKPVSEAYLALSQAYEKQDNYKQAHQNYQLYKTYSDSLFNETQSLQIAEMETRLNLRMQELKVKRLSKEQEVKDEAIRLHKADLSKQRTLLGILMVSSVLILALAFVLLNSRRKLRRGNRKLLQKNRQIERQKKVVEGQHRKITDGLRYAETIQLAVLPSDVRLNQFFREHFVIYKAKDMVSGDFYWIEKLNNKIVVAVVDCTGHGVSGAFMSMIGNTLLNEIVRQKQIMSPATILSELHNGVVESLRKRESNLDLGMEACVCVLEDSENAKQKLTFAGAKRPLYYIYEEKITEIRGTRKAVGFDFGKTRVFKNQVQEVEQGGVIYLTTDGYGDQSGENNKRLGSGRFKDLLVAYSKEPLIKQKEHLEKALQKHQGDSLQRDDITVLGLRV
- a CDS encoding formylglycine-generating enzyme family protein is translated as MKKFFVSLLIGCLFFSLPYFTIAQYKKKILIPKGMVLMPADTIEVGSENGKEDEKPVFPFAIKSFLLDVRPVSVGDFRKFVQVTRYITDAEKIGKSYYYNKDSKNWEAIKGAYWLYPQGRTQAAAQYADPVAHISWNDARAYAAWIGKRLPTEFEYEYAAKNAVKMKLKHINQTLWHWCQDWYRSYGEESYYTQRINDRKTLRGGVFGNTETPYRPTQRLAALPYYSTAQFGFRCAKDL